Proteins encoded by one window of Tamandua tetradactyla isolate mTamTet1 chromosome 24, mTamTet1.pri, whole genome shotgun sequence:
- the LOC143668389 gene encoding growth-regulated protein homolog gamma-like, with amino-acid sequence MARAALAAAPRAPRLLPAALLLLLVLAAGRRAAGAPVVAELRCQCLQTVQGIHPKNIESVKVTAPGAHCAQTEVIATLKNGQEACLNPEAPLVKKIIQMMLNRESNKLTKREGGSS; translated from the exons ATGGCCCGCGCCGCCCTCGCCGCCGCCCCCCGCGCTCCCCGGCTGCTCCCCGccgcgctgctgctgctgctcgtGCTCGCCGCCGGCCGGCGCGCAGCAG gAGCTCCGGTGGTCGCTGAATTGCGCTGCCAGTGTCTGCAGACCGTGCAGGGAATTCACCCCAAAAACATAGAAAGCGTGAAGGTGACGGCTCCGGGAGCCCACTGCGCCCAAACCGAAGTCAT AGCCACTCTCAAGAATGGGCAGGAAGCTTGTCTCAACCCGGAAGCCCCCCTGGTTAAGAAAATCATTCAAATGATGCTAAACCG GGAAAGCAATAAACTGaccaagagagaaggaggaagttcGTGA
- the LOC143668227 gene encoding uncharacterized protein LOC143668227, with the protein MDKRGRRSPGAAEPGPQAAQPEPALALHAPAPPALRAEHHGPRRPRRRPPRSPAAPRRAAAAARARRRPARSSSDLLPGAPVVSELRCHCLQTVQGIHLKNIESVKVTSPGAHCAQTEVIATLKNGQEACLNPAAPMVKKMLQKMLNRESSKLTEREGGSS; encoded by the exons ATGGATAAAAGGGGTCGCCGGTCACCGGGAGCCGCAGAGCCCGGACCGCAGGCAGCTCAACCAGAGCCCGCTCTCGCGCTCCACGCACCGGCACCTCCCGCCCTCCGAGCCGAGCACCATGGCCCGCGCCGCCCTCGCCGCCGCCCCCCGCGCTCCCCGGCTGCTCCCCGccgcgctgctgctgctgctcgtGCTCGCCGCCGGCCGGCGCGCAGCAG CTCTGATCTCCTTCCAGGGGCGCCCGTGGTCTCTGAACTGCGCTGCCACTGCCTGCAGACGGTGCAGGGAATTCACCTCAAGAACATCGAAAGCGTGAAGGTGACGTCCCCGGGAGCCCACTGCGCCCAAACCGAAGTCAT AGCCACTCTCAAGAATGGGCAGGAAGCTTGTCTCAACCCCGCAGCCCCCATGGTTAAGAAAATGCTCCAAAAGATGCTGAACCG GGAAAGCAGTAAACTGAccgagagagaaggaggaagttcGTGA